One Mangrovimonas cancribranchiae DNA segment encodes these proteins:
- a CDS encoding NAD(P)/FAD-dependent oxidoreductase: protein MIKTDILIIGAGPTGLFTVFEAGLLKLKCHLIDALPQPGGQCSEIYPKKPIYDIPAYPEILAGDLTERLLEQGKQFEPGFTLGERAETIEKQDDGTFIVTTNKGTKHHAPVVAIAGGLGSFEPRKPKIHNIHLYEDTGVEYMIKDPEIYRDKKVVIAGGGDSALDWSIFLTDVAKEVTLIHRRNEFRGALDSVEKVQELKNQGKINLITPAEVVGILGEDHVTGVVVEQAQHIKNEFEIECDHFVPLFGLSPKLGPIADWGLEIEKNAIKVNNALDYQTNIPGIFAIGDVNTYPGKLKLILCGFHEATLMCQAAYQIINPGKRYVLKYTTVSGIDGFDGSRKEAPKAVVKAIE from the coding sequence ATGATTAAGACCGATATTTTAATTATTGGCGCTGGCCCAACAGGATTATTTACTGTTTTTGAAGCTGGGTTATTAAAGCTAAAGTGCCATCTTATAGATGCCTTACCACAACCAGGCGGGCAATGCTCAGAGATTTATCCAAAAAAACCTATTTACGACATACCAGCTTATCCAGAAATTTTAGCCGGCGATTTAACCGAAAGACTTTTAGAACAAGGAAAACAGTTTGAGCCAGGATTTACCCTAGGCGAACGAGCCGAAACCATTGAAAAACAAGACGATGGAACCTTTATTGTGACGACTAATAAGGGAACCAAGCATCACGCGCCAGTAGTTGCTATTGCTGGTGGGTTGGGTAGTTTCGAGCCTAGAAAGCCTAAAATTCATAACATTCATTTGTATGAAGATACTGGTGTAGAATACATGATTAAAGACCCAGAAATTTACCGCGATAAAAAAGTGGTTATTGCTGGTGGTGGCGATTCAGCTTTAGACTGGAGTATTTTTTTAACAGATGTTGCCAAAGAAGTAACGCTTATTCATAGAAGAAATGAGTTTCGAGGAGCTTTAGATTCGGTAGAGAAAGTGCAAGAGTTAAAGAACCAAGGGAAAATCAACTTAATAACTCCTGCAGAAGTTGTAGGTATTTTAGGGGAAGATCATGTTACAGGAGTTGTTGTTGAACAAGCACAACATATTAAAAACGAATTTGAAATAGAATGCGATCATTTTGTGCCATTATTTGGTTTGTCTCCAAAACTTGGTCCAATAGCAGATTGGGGATTAGAAATTGAAAAAAATGCCATTAAAGTAAATAATGCTTTAGATTATCAAACCAATATTCCAGGAATTTTTGCCATTGGCGATGTAAATACCTATCCTGGAAAACTAAAGCTTATTCTTTGTGGTTTTCACGAAGCAACCTTAATGTGTCAAGCGGCTTATCAAATTATTAATCCAGGCAAACGTTATGTGTTAAAATATACAACCGTTAGTGGTATTGATGGATTTGATGGTAGTAGAAAAGAAGCGCCAAAAGCTGTAGTAAAAGCAATAGAGTAA
- a CDS encoding 30S ribosomal protein S16, translating into MPVKIRLQRHGKKGKPYYWIVAADSRAKRDGKYLEKIGAYNPNTNPATIELDVDGAVKWLQNGAQPTDTAKAILSYKGALLKNHLAGGVRKGALTEEQAEEKFNAWLEEKAAKIEAKASGLAKADADAKAKALEAEKAVNEARIAANTPEEEVAEEAPAAEADASNEEE; encoded by the coding sequence ATGCCTGTAAAAATTAGATTACAAAGACACGGTAAAAAAGGAAAACCTTATTACTGGATTGTTGCCGCAGATTCGCGTGCAAAAAGAGATGGTAAATACCTTGAAAAAATAGGTGCTTACAATCCAAACACTAACCCAGCAACTATTGAACTTGACGTTGATGGTGCTGTAAAATGGTTACAAAATGGTGCACAACCAACAGATACTGCAAAAGCTATCTTATCGTACAAAGGTGCATTGTTAAAAAACCATTTAGCTGGTGGTGTAAGAAAAGGCGCTTTAACTGAAGAGCAAGCTGAAGAAAAATTCAACGCTTGGTTAGAAGAAAAAGCGGCTAAAATTGAAGCTAAAGCCAGTGGTTTAGCAAAAGCTGATGCCGATGCGAAAGCAAAAGCACTTGAAGCTGAAAAAGCTGTAAATGAAGCTAGAATTGCTGCAAACACTCCTGAAGAGGAAGTTGCAGAAGAAGCTCCAGCTGCTGAAGCAGATGCTTCAAACGAAGAAGAATAA
- a CDS encoding ferredoxin, with protein sequence MEEQDVKITIIDRDGVTHEIDAPTDMAMNLMEVVRSYELAPEGTIGICGGMAMCASCQCYVLSDHELPEMQDDEEAMLSEAFDVRDNSRLGCQIQITPEMDGLKVELAPES encoded by the coding sequence ATGGAAGAGCAAGATGTAAAAATTACAATTATAGATCGCGATGGCGTAACACACGAAATTGATGCGCCAACTGATATGGCCATGAACTTAATGGAAGTAGTTCGTAGTTACGAATTAGCTCCTGAAGGTACTATTGGTATTTGTGGCGGTATGGCCATGTGTGCTTCATGTCAATGTTATGTGTTGTCTGATCACGAGCTACCAGAAATGCAAGATGATGAAGAAGCTATGCTTTCTGAAGCTTTTGATGTGCGAGATAATAGTAGATTAGGATGCCAAATTCAAATTACCCCAGAAATGGATGGCTTAAAAGTAGAATTGGCTCCAGAGAGTTAA
- the rimM gene encoding ribosome maturation factor RimM (Essential for efficient processing of 16S rRNA), producing the protein MKKEDCFFLGKIVKKYSFKGELLIKLDTDEPEIYENLDAMFLEVRGNLIPFFVEHAQLHKSDLLRVRFEDVNNETDADALLKSDVYLPLELLPKLEDDKFYYHEIIGFTITDTNFGNVGTITSINDSTAQALFVIDRNGVEILIPMNDEFIKQVDKPNKTILVETPEGLIDLYINDA; encoded by the coding sequence ATGAAAAAAGAAGACTGCTTTTTTTTAGGTAAAATTGTAAAAAAATATAGCTTCAAGGGTGAGTTACTCATTAAGCTAGATACAGACGAACCCGAAATTTACGAAAACTTAGACGCCATGTTTTTAGAGGTTCGCGGAAACCTAATCCCATTTTTTGTCGAGCATGCTCAATTACATAAATCAGATTTATTACGCGTAAGGTTTGAAGATGTTAATAACGAAACCGATGCCGATGCCCTTTTAAAAAGCGACGTATATCTTCCTTTGGAACTTTTACCAAAACTTGAAGACGATAAATTTTACTATCACGAAATCATTGGATTTACTATTACTGACACAAATTTTGGCAATGTTGGCACAATAACATCTATAAACGACTCAACAGCACAAGCCCTTTTTGTAATAGACAGGAATGGTGTGGAAATTTTAATTCCCATGAACGATGAGTTCATCAAACAGGTTGACAAGCCCAACAAAACCATTCTTGTAGAAACCCCAGAAGGCTTAATCGATTTATATATTAATGATGCATAA
- a CDS encoding methyltransferase has translation MHKPFQFKQFTINQDRCAMKIGTDGVLLGAWTSLNHNPFSILDIGAGTGVIALMLAQRSSAQVIDALEIDENAYEQCVENFEQSPWNDRLFCYHASLLEFAEEIDDTYDVIVSNPPFYQDNYKTNQKQRDLARFQDAMPFEHLLESVSKLLSKEGIFSVVIPFSEEQTFINLAFKHHLFAKDILHIKGTPKSETKRSLISFSFNKTETTIEDLVIETSRHNYTQDYITLTKDFYLKM, from the coding sequence ATGCATAAGCCGTTTCAATTCAAACAATTTACAATTAACCAAGACCGTTGTGCTATGAAAATTGGCACAGACGGTGTGCTTCTTGGCGCATGGACTTCTTTAAATCACAATCCCTTTTCTATTTTAGATATTGGCGCTGGAACCGGCGTTATCGCTTTAATGCTTGCTCAACGTAGTTCGGCTCAAGTCATTGATGCCTTAGAAATAGACGAAAATGCTTATGAGCAATGTGTTGAGAATTTTGAACAATCGCCTTGGAACGACAGACTTTTTTGTTACCATGCTTCCTTACTAGAGTTTGCAGAAGAAATAGACGACACTTACGATGTAATTGTTTCCAACCCGCCATTTTATCAAGACAACTATAAAACAAACCAAAAGCAACGTGATTTAGCAAGATTTCAAGATGCTATGCCTTTTGAACATTTATTAGAAAGCGTATCTAAACTACTATCAAAAGAAGGTATATTTTCAGTAGTTATTCCTTTTTCTGAAGAACAAACTTTCATCAATTTAGCATTTAAACATCATTTATTTGCAAAAGATATTCTTCATATTAAAGGCACCCCAAAATCAGAAACCAAAAGGAGTTTAATAAGCTTTTCGTTCAACAAAACAGAAACAACCATAGAAGATCTTGTTATCGAAACCTCAAGGCATAATTATACCCAAGATTACATTACCCTTACCAAGGATTTTTACCTTAAAATGTAG
- a CDS encoding acyl-CoA dehydrogenase family protein → MKPDLFEAPDYYNIDELLTDEHKLVRDAAREWVKRDVSPIIEDYAQKAEFPEQIIGGLAEIGAFGPYIPEEYGGAGLDQISYGLIMQEIERGDSGVRSTASVQSSLVMYPIWKYGTEEQRQKYLPKLASGEWMGCFGLTEPDHGSNPGGMVTNFKDMGDHYLLNGAKMWISNAPFAQVAVVWAKNEEGRIHGLIVERGMEGFSTPETHNKWSLRASATGELIFDNVKVPKENLLPNKSGLGAPLGCLDSARYGIAWGAIGAAMDCYDTALRYSKERTQFGKPIGQFQLQQKKLAEMITEITKAQVLTWRLGVLRNEGKASSAQISMAKRNNVDMAINIAREARQMLGGMGITGEYSIMRHSMNLESVITYEGTHDIHLLITGLDITGLNAFK, encoded by the coding sequence ATGAAGCCAGACTTATTCGAAGCGCCAGATTATTACAATATTGACGAATTACTTACTGACGAACACAAATTGGTTCGCGACGCAGCCCGTGAATGGGTCAAGCGTGATGTTTCACCAATTATAGAAGACTATGCCCAAAAAGCAGAGTTTCCGGAACAAATTATTGGAGGTTTAGCAGAAATTGGTGCCTTTGGCCCTTATATTCCAGAAGAATATGGCGGCGCAGGTTTAGACCAAATTTCGTATGGATTGATTATGCAAGAAATTGAGCGTGGTGATTCGGGTGTACGTAGTACGGCTTCGGTACAATCTTCTTTGGTAATGTATCCTATTTGGAAGTATGGCACCGAAGAGCAACGTCAAAAATATTTACCAAAATTAGCTAGTGGCGAATGGATGGGGTGTTTTGGTTTAACAGAACCTGATCACGGATCTAATCCAGGAGGCATGGTTACTAATTTTAAAGATATGGGTGACCATTATTTATTAAATGGTGCCAAAATGTGGATAAGCAACGCGCCATTTGCACAAGTAGCTGTAGTATGGGCTAAAAATGAAGAAGGCCGTATTCACGGGCTTATTGTAGAACGTGGCATGGAAGGCTTTTCTACTCCAGAAACACATAATAAATGGTCCTTAAGAGCTTCGGCTACTGGAGAGCTTATTTTCGATAATGTCAAAGTGCCTAAAGAAAATCTATTACCTAATAAATCAGGACTTGGCGCACCACTTGGATGTTTAGATTCCGCACGCTACGGTATTGCTTGGGGAGCTATTGGTGCAGCTATGGATTGCTACGACACAGCATTACGTTACAGCAAAGAACGTACGCAGTTTGGAAAACCTATAGGACAATTTCAATTACAACAAAAGAAACTAGCCGAAATGATTACCGAAATTACCAAAGCACAAGTATTAACTTGGCGTTTAGGTGTGCTTCGTAATGAAGGCAAAGCCTCTTCGGCACAAATATCAATGGCCAAGCGTAATAATGTAGATATGGCCATTAATATTGCTCGTGAAGCTAGACAAATGTTAGGCGGCATGGGAATTACTGGTGAATATAGTATCATGCGTCATTCTATGAACCTAGAAAGCGTGATTACTTATGAAGGAACACACGATATTCATTTACTAATTACTGGATTGGATATTACAGGTTTAAATGCTTTTAAATAG
- a CDS encoding NifU family protein, protein MTQEELKKNVEKALEEIRPFLQSDGGNISLLSIEDGTLVKVQLEGACTNCSVNQMTLKSGVEMTIKKYAPQIEQVINVVA, encoded by the coding sequence ATGACACAAGAAGAATTAAAAAAGAATGTGGAAAAAGCATTGGAAGAAATTCGCCCGTTTTTACAAAGCGATGGCGGTAACATCTCCTTACTTTCCATAGAAGATGGAACTTTAGTAAAAGTTCAACTAGAAGGTGCTTGCACCAATTGTAGTGTTAATCAAATGACGTTAAAGTCTGGTGTAGAAATGACCATAAAAAAATATGCGCCACAAATAGAACAAGTCATTAACGTAGTAGCTTAA
- a CDS encoding DUF6252 family protein: MKKFFALLLLSLVFFGCSDEVEFNSPAVQGKKDGNRWKAVAYNATFDDNGRLVVTASDNYDDITLRVSSLSVGTEFVLGQNNVDMASLVNNQGDSFSTNNLPDGDTQVYPPEGIIKITRYNQSKNTVSGEFWFNAYNELGNETVNFNRGVFFDLPLPYTSSDVVSCEEAIIETQTAQEAYFNSDPATDPSYSAKCHAYMVALMQQQDSCVDETGMLQEVIDGLLCDDDDEDGVMTVLEDIDGDGNPENDDTDMDGTPNYLDTDDDDDTILTINEDVDGDGNFTNDDTDTDGIPNYLDNDDDGDGILTADEDANGDGDLTNDDTDMDGIPDYLDAE; the protein is encoded by the coding sequence ATGAAAAAGTTTTTTGCCCTTTTGCTACTAAGTTTAGTCTTTTTTGGATGTAGCGATGAAGTGGAGTTTAACTCGCCAGCAGTACAAGGAAAGAAAGATGGAAATAGATGGAAGGCCGTAGCTTACAATGCTACATTTGATGATAATGGTAGACTAGTCGTTACTGCTAGTGATAATTATGATGACATTACTTTAAGGGTGTCATCTCTTTCTGTAGGAACAGAGTTTGTTTTAGGGCAAAATAATGTTGATATGGCAAGCTTAGTAAATAACCAAGGTGATAGTTTTTCAACAAATAATTTACCTGATGGAGATACGCAAGTTTATCCTCCAGAGGGTATTATAAAAATTACAAGATATAACCAGTCTAAAAATACTGTTTCGGGTGAATTTTGGTTTAATGCCTATAATGAATTAGGTAATGAAACCGTAAACTTTAATAGAGGTGTATTTTTTGATTTGCCTTTACCATATACGTCTTCAGATGTTGTGTCCTGCGAAGAGGCAATTATTGAGACTCAAACTGCTCAAGAAGCTTATTTTAACTCAGACCCAGCTACCGATCCTAGTTATTCTGCAAAATGCCATGCTTACATGGTAGCCTTAATGCAACAACAAGATTCCTGTGTAGATGAAACAGGTATGCTTCAAGAAGTTATTGATGGGTTGTTGTGTGATGATGACGATGAAGATGGTGTAATGACTGTTTTAGAAGATATTGATGGTGATGGTAATCCGGAAAATGATGATACCGATATGGATGGTACTCCAAATTACTTAGATACAGATGATGATGATGACACCATATTAACCATAAATGAAGATGTTGATGGCGATGGTAATTTTACAAATGACGATACTGATACTGATGGTATACCAAACTACCTAGATAATGACGATGACGGTGATGGTATTTTAACTGCCGATGAAGATGCTAATGGCGATGGCGATTTAACAAACGACGACACCGACATGGATGGTATTCCAGATTATTTAGACGCCGAATAA
- a CDS encoding serine/threonine protein phosphatase, with protein sequence MSSKTRLDRAYKNAKRIPFDDSSKFVFFSDCHRGDNSFADDFANNRNIYFHALKHYFVEGFQYCELGDGDELWENLTFESLLFAHKNVYDLLKLFHDEGRLHMVWGNHDMVYKDPKYVDKYLNSYFDPKTGENEDLFCNIKYHEALVLQHIETKQELFLAHGHQADWWNYTFWRWSRFLVRILWKPLNVMGIADPTSPAKNYKELIKVEKRLKKWIIENNNLLTVVGHTHRPRFPEPGDIAFFNDGSCVHPRSITGIEVENGMISLIKWQIATTDNGTLQIVRVLLEGPKRLIDYKTE encoded by the coding sequence ATGTCTTCCAAAACAAGATTAGATCGCGCTTATAAGAATGCCAAAAGAATTCCTTTTGACGACAGTTCTAAGTTTGTCTTTTTTAGTGACTGTCATCGTGGCGACAATAGTTTTGCAGATGATTTTGCTAACAATCGCAATATTTATTTTCACGCATTAAAACATTATTTCGTAGAAGGCTTTCAATACTGTGAATTGGGAGATGGCGACGAGCTTTGGGAAAACCTAACTTTCGAATCCTTATTATTTGCACACAAGAACGTGTATGATTTGCTGAAATTATTCCACGATGAAGGCAGATTGCACATGGTTTGGGGCAATCATGATATGGTTTATAAAGACCCTAAATATGTAGACAAGTACCTCAACAGTTATTTCGATCCTAAAACTGGTGAAAATGAAGACCTATTTTGCAACATAAAATACCACGAAGCCTTAGTGTTACAACATATCGAAACCAAACAAGAGCTTTTCTTAGCACACGGCCATCAAGCCGATTGGTGGAACTATACCTTTTGGCGGTGGAGTCGATTTTTGGTTAGAATACTTTGGAAACCCCTAAACGTTATGGGTATTGCAGACCCAACAAGCCCAGCGAAAAACTACAAAGAACTCATAAAAGTTGAAAAACGCCTTAAAAAGTGGATTATTGAAAACAACAACCTACTCACCGTTGTGGGGCACACTCATCGTCCTCGTTTTCCAGAACCAGGTGACATTGCTTTTTTTAACGATGGGAGCTGTGTTCACCCTAGAAGCATTACTGGCATTGAAGTTGAAAACGGAATGATTTCTTTAATAAAATGGCAAATTGCTACCACAGACAACGGCACGCTACAAATTGTTCGCGTACTGTTGGAAGGACCTAAAAGGCTGATTGATTATAAAACCGAGTGA